In Nitrosophilus alvini, the following are encoded in one genomic region:
- a CDS encoding DUF481 domain-containing protein, whose amino-acid sequence MKRILVFSIILPLFLLSAEVETTELKTHTELSYIQTSGNTDTKSFGLDFSAEKSWKPHKVTLDVDAYYAENDGDVSKNVWKSEINYYYFFNDDLEFDYLLGYKKDRFSGFDYQMYTGPGLKYRALNLPKHTLFLSGNVLYSVDKIKEAGTDSYASWRAGLDYEYRIVENLKFKEEANIRSQFSDLKNYFVYSKSSIESKINDHFSLGVSYKIDYKNTPPEGKKKSDRTFMVSLVIDW is encoded by the coding sequence ATGAAGAGAATATTGGTTTTTTCTATCATTCTTCCGCTTTTTTTGCTCTCAGCCGAGGTCGAGACAACAGAGCTAAAAACCCATACGGAACTTTCATATATTCAAACTAGCGGAAACACAGATACAAAATCTTTCGGATTGGATTTCAGTGCCGAAAAAAGCTGGAAACCTCATAAAGTTACACTTGATGTGGATGCGTATTATGCAGAAAATGACGGAGATGTCAGTAAAAATGTATGGAAAAGTGAAATAAACTACTACTATTTCTTCAACGATGACCTTGAATTTGATTATCTTTTGGGATACAAAAAAGATAGATTTTCAGGTTTTGACTATCAAATGTATACAGGTCCGGGTTTGAAATACAGAGCTTTAAATCTGCCAAAGCACACACTCTTTTTGTCCGGAAACGTGCTTTATTCGGTTGATAAAATAAAAGAAGCGGGTACTGATAGTTACGCTTCCTGGAGAGCGGGACTAGACTATGAGTATAGAATCGTTGAAAATCTGAAATTTAAAGAAGAGGCAAATATAAGAAGCCAGTTTTCGGACTTGAAAAACTATTTTGTATATTCCAAATCTTCTATAGAATCGAAAATAAACGACCATTTTTCCCTGGGCGTAAGTTACAAAATCGATTATAAAAACACGCCTCCCGAAGGAAAGAAAAAGAGCGACAGAACGTTTATGGTATCTTTGGTGATAGATTGGTAA
- a CDS encoding ABC transporter ATP-binding protein, protein MIELNIHKTLQGSIGKMELEVQLSIKEHDFVALAGQSGSGKTTLLRILAGLESATGRIVVTDEVWLDTKTFLPPQKRGIGFVFQDYALFSNMSVEENLLFVNKDKELAKHLMELTGLYELRNRLPQTLSGGQKQRVSLCRALMKKPKLLLMDEPLSALDPAMRRKLQHDIITLHKEFGTTTIMVTHDPSEIYRLANRVIVLDHGKIIQDGIPKNILLKTRGSQKFTLHGELLDIIKTDVIYIAVIAIGQQIVEVVLDEKEAKEFEIGETVLVSTKAFAPSISKLTNLSPKIP, encoded by the coding sequence ATGATCGAACTAAATATTCATAAGACCCTTCAGGGAAGTATCGGCAAGATGGAATTAGAAGTGCAACTATCTATCAAAGAGCATGATTTTGTTGCATTGGCAGGACAAAGCGGTAGCGGTAAGACGACGCTGCTGCGGATACTTGCAGGACTTGAGAGTGCTACGGGCAGGATCGTTGTCACAGATGAAGTATGGCTGGATACAAAAACATTTCTTCCGCCGCAGAAGAGAGGTATCGGGTTTGTATTTCAAGACTACGCACTTTTTTCCAATATGAGTGTTGAAGAGAACCTTTTGTTTGTCAATAAAGACAAAGAGCTTGCAAAGCATTTGATGGAGCTAACCGGTCTGTATGAGCTGAGAAACAGACTTCCTCAGACTTTGAGCGGCGGACAGAAACAGCGGGTGTCACTCTGCCGTGCACTTATGAAAAAGCCAAAACTTCTGCTTATGGACGAGCCGCTCTCAGCACTCGATCCTGCAATGCGTAGAAAGCTTCAACATGACATCATAACACTTCATAAAGAATTCGGAACTACTACCATTATGGTAACTCACGATCCAAGCGAAATTTATCGTCTTGCAAATCGTGTCATAGTGTTGGATCATGGAAAAATCATTCAGGACGGAATACCGAAAAATATTCTTTTAAAAACAAGAGGAAGCCAAAAATTCACACTTCACGGCGAACTGCTAGATATCATAAAGACCGATGTTATTTACATTGCCGTCATAGCAATCGGACAGCAAATCGTCGAAGTGGTTCTAGATGAAAAAGAGGCAAAGGAGTTTGAGATAGGCGAAACAGTACTGGTAAGTACAAAAGCTTTTGCCCCTTCCATAAGCAAACTTACCAATCTATCACCAAAGATACCATAA
- the modB gene encoding molybdate ABC transporter permease subunit, which produces MPDIDFQPFILSFKLAGITSAVLFVIALPLSWWLSQTKWRFKPVIEAVTSMPIVLPPSVLGFYILYALSYNSPIGAFFEETFGIKLVFSFTGLVIASCFYSFPFMVQPLQSGFEALNKNMLEAAYVAGKSKLQTLLSVALPNIKPSLMTAIIITFAHTVGEFGVVLMVGGSIPGETKVASVAIYELVEIMDYKTAHIYSAIMVAISFLVLLIVYMFNQSQNRHMKVTQ; this is translated from the coding sequence ATGCCGGATATAGATTTTCAACCGTTTATTCTCTCTTTTAAGCTGGCAGGTATAACATCAGCGGTACTGTTTGTGATCGCTCTGCCTCTGAGTTGGTGGCTCAGCCAGACAAAGTGGCGCTTCAAACCTGTTATAGAAGCAGTCACTTCGATGCCTATCGTATTGCCTCCTTCGGTCCTTGGCTTTTATATCCTGTATGCCCTATCCTACAACTCACCGATAGGCGCTTTTTTTGAAGAGACTTTCGGTATCAAACTGGTCTTTTCCTTCACCGGTCTTGTGATTGCAAGCTGTTTTTACTCCTTTCCTTTTATGGTGCAGCCGCTGCAAAGCGGATTTGAAGCCTTAAACAAAAATATGCTCGAAGCTGCCTATGTTGCCGGCAAAAGCAAGCTTCAAACCCTGCTATCCGTGGCTCTGCCAAATATCAAACCATCTTTAATGACCGCTATTATTATCACATTTGCCCATACAGTCGGTGAATTTGGAGTAGTGCTTATGGTCGGCGGTTCAATTCCAGGCGAAACCAAAGTAGCTTCAGTTGCCATATATGAGCTTGTAGAGATTATGGACTATAAAACTGCACACATCTACAGCGCTATTATGGTTGCGATCAGTTTTTTAGTGCTTTTGATTGTTTATATGTTCAATCAGAGTCAAAATAGGCATATGAAAGTAACCCAATGA
- a CDS encoding TOBE domain-containing protein: MKLGVKATNIALAKNLDGQLSISNQLTCTIEQINNGELLSSVKLRIGSHLIESIITRESSLRMNLKTGDIVVALIKASELSIIEEI, translated from the coding sequence GTGAAGTTGGGAGTCAAGGCCACCAATATAGCACTTGCCAAAAATCTTGACGGCCAACTCAGCATCTCAAACCAACTAACCTGCACCATTGAGCAGATCAACAACGGGGAGCTGCTCAGCAGCGTAAAGCTGCGCATAGGAAGCCATCTGATAGAAAGCATCATCACGCGTGAATCCTCGTTGCGTATGAATCTTAAGACAGGTGATATTGTCGTTGCACTTATAAAGGCAAGCGAACTTTCCATAATTGAAGAAATATAG